The sequence GGCGGACAATTGCTCCAGGGTCCAGCGCAGCAGTGCGGTGCCTATGCCTTGCCCCTGCTTTGAGGGTATGACGGCCAGATTAAGGATCTCAGCAGCGTCGTTTCTATCGGGCAGCACCAGACAGGCGCCAAGATAGACTCCGTCCTGTGTGGCGGCGAAGCCCAAACAGCTGTTGATGTAGCCGCGAATCTTCTCCTCGCAGGGGTCTGCCTCAAGCAGCAGAGGCATGGGCAGTTGCGACGGTGAGATTTCCACCAGTTCCATTGTTAATTCTGCTTTGTTGGTCAGCGATGCTCCAATCATATTACAGATTTGGGCTTGATCTCAGCTAATGCCGAGGCGGGCGGATATGGGCATACTGAGTGTCGTTTTTCCTATTAGGACAGCGAGATGAGACGTCTAATTCTATTTGGGTTGTGGGTGGCGGTAACGGCACTGGGGGCACAGGCAAAACAGCTTCAGCCTCATGTGGCGTACGGTTGGGATGACAAAATAGACAACCAGAAGGATCACCCCGAGTACAGTGCCGCCATACTGGCACCGGCCATCTTCACTAACCCCAGAGCCGAGACCTACAAGGTGCATCAGGGGCGCTTCTGGCAGTGTGCGACCCGGGATGAGAATGGTCAGTGTATTCAGGTTAAGTTTGTCGGTTATACCGCGGAGGCACAGCAGACAATGGCGAGTAATGAGATCCCCATGAGCCGAGAAGAGTACCGCCGTACCA is a genomic window of Ferrimonas sp. YFM containing:
- a CDS encoding GNAT family N-acetyltransferase, with product MELVEISPSQLPMPLLLEADPCEEKIRGYINSCLGFAATQDGVYLGACLVLPDRNDAAEILNLAVIPSKQGQGIGTALLRWTLEQLSAKGIHRVELGTGSFGPQLTFYQRLGFRVTQVQRDYFLTHYAEPLFEQGIQHRDRLWLSLDLAE